The following are encoded together in the Chlorocebus sabaeus isolate Y175 chromosome 12, mChlSab1.0.hap1, whole genome shotgun sequence genome:
- the TGFBR1 gene encoding TGF-beta receptor type-1 isoform X2, whose product MEAAAAAPRPRLLLLVLAAAAAAALLPGATALQCFCHLCTKDNFTCVTDGLCFVSVTETTDKVIHNSMCIAETDLIPRDRPFVCAPSSKTGSVTTTYCCNQDHCNKIELPTTVKSSPGLGPVELAAVIAGPVCFVCISLMLMVYICHNRTVIHHRVPNEEDPSLDRPFISEGTTLKDLIYDMTTSGSGSGLPLLVQRTIARTIVLQESIGKGRFGEVWRGKWRGEEVAVKIFSSREERSWFREAEIYQTVMLRHENILGFIAADNKDNGTWTQLWLVSDYHEHGSLFDYLNRYTVTVEGMIKLALSTASGLAHLHMEIVGTQGKPAIAHRDLKSKNILVKKNGTCCIADLGLAVRHDSATDTIDIAPNHRVGTKRYMAPEVLDDSINMKHFESFKRADIYAMGLVFWEIARRCSIGGIHEDYQLPYYDLVPSDPSVEEMRKVVCEQKLRPNIPNRWQSCEALRVMAKIMRECWYANGAARLTALRIKKTLSQLSQQEGIKM is encoded by the exons caTTACAGTGTTTCTGCCACCTCTGTACAAAAGACAATTTTACTTGTGTGACAGATGGGCTCTGCTTTGTCTCTGTCACAGAGACCACAGACAAAGTTATACACAACAGCATGTGTATAGCTGAAACTGACTTAATTCCTCGAGATAGGCCATTTGTATGTGCACCCTCTTCAAAAACTGGGTCTGTGACTACAACATATTGCTGCAATCAGGACCATTGCAATAAAATAGAACTTCCAACTACTG TAAAGTCATCACCTGGCCTTGGTCCCGTGGAACTGGCAGCTGTCATTGCTGGACCAGTGTGCTTTGTCTGCATCTCACTCATGTTGATGGTGTATATCTGCCACAACCGCACTGTCATTCACCATCGAGTGCCAAATGAAGAGGACCCTTCATTAGATCGCCCTTTTATTTCAGAGGGTACTACGTTGAAAGACTTAATTTATGATATGACAACATCAGGTTCTGGCTCAG gTTTACCATTGCTTGTTCAGAGAACAATTGCCAGAACTATTGTGTTACAAGAAAGCATTGGCAAAGGTCGATTTGGAGAAGTGTGGCGAGGAAAGTGGCGGGGAGAAGAAGTTGCTGTTAAGATATTCTCTTCTAGAGAAGAACGTTCATGGTTCCGTGAGGCAGAGATTTATCAAACTGTGATGTTACGTCATGAAAACATCCTGGGATTTATAGCAGCAGACAATAAAG ACAATGGCACTTGGACTCAGCTCTGGTTGGTGTCAGATTATCATGAGCATGGATCCCTTTTTGATTACTTAAACAGATACACAGTTACTGTGGAAGGAATGATAAAACTTGCTCTGTCCACAGCGAGCGGTCTTGCCCATCTTCACATGGAGATTGTTGGTACCCAAG GAAAGCCAGCCATTGCTCACAGAGATTTGAAATCAAAGAATATCTTGGTAAAGAAGAATGGAACTTGCTGTATTGCAGACTTAGGACTGGCAGTAAGACACGATTCAGCCACAGATACCATTGATATTGCTCCAAACCACAGAGTGGGAACAAAAAG gTACATGGCCCCTGAAGTTCTCGATGATTCCATAAATATGAAACATTTTGAATCCTTCAAACGTGCTGACATCTATGCAATGGGCTTAGTATTCTGGGAAATTGCTCGACGATGTTCCATTGGTG GAATTCATGAAGATTACCAGCTGCCTTATTATGATCTTGTACCTTCTGACCCATCAgtggaagaaatgagaaaagttgTTTGTGAACAGAAGTTAAGGCCAAATATCCCAAACAGATGGCAGAGCTGCGAA GCCTTGAGAGTAATGGCTAAAATTATGAGAGAATGTTGGTATGCCAACGGAGCAGCTAGGCTTACAGCATTGCGGATTAAGAAAACATTATCACAACTCAGTCAACAGGAAGGCATCAAAATGTAA
- the TGFBR1 gene encoding TGF-beta receptor type-1 isoform X1, with the protein MEAAAAAPRPRLLLLVLAAAAAAALLPGATALQCFCHLCTKDNFTCVTDGLCFVSVTETTDKVIHNSMCIAETDLIPRDRPFVCAPSSKTGSVTTTYCCNQDHCNKIELPTTGPFSVKSSPGLGPVELAAVIAGPVCFVCISLMLMVYICHNRTVIHHRVPNEEDPSLDRPFISEGTTLKDLIYDMTTSGSGSGLPLLVQRTIARTIVLQESIGKGRFGEVWRGKWRGEEVAVKIFSSREERSWFREAEIYQTVMLRHENILGFIAADNKDNGTWTQLWLVSDYHEHGSLFDYLNRYTVTVEGMIKLALSTASGLAHLHMEIVGTQGKPAIAHRDLKSKNILVKKNGTCCIADLGLAVRHDSATDTIDIAPNHRVGTKRYMAPEVLDDSINMKHFESFKRADIYAMGLVFWEIARRCSIGGIHEDYQLPYYDLVPSDPSVEEMRKVVCEQKLRPNIPNRWQSCEALRVMAKIMRECWYANGAARLTALRIKKTLSQLSQQEGIKM; encoded by the exons caTTACAGTGTTTCTGCCACCTCTGTACAAAAGACAATTTTACTTGTGTGACAGATGGGCTCTGCTTTGTCTCTGTCACAGAGACCACAGACAAAGTTATACACAACAGCATGTGTATAGCTGAAACTGACTTAATTCCTCGAGATAGGCCATTTGTATGTGCACCCTCTTCAAAAACTGGGTCTGTGACTACAACATATTGCTGCAATCAGGACCATTGCAATAAAATAGAACTTCCAACTACTG GCCCTTTTTCAGTAAAGTCATCACCTGGCCTTGGTCCCGTGGAACTGGCAGCTGTCATTGCTGGACCAGTGTGCTTTGTCTGCATCTCACTCATGTTGATGGTGTATATCTGCCACAACCGCACTGTCATTCACCATCGAGTGCCAAATGAAGAGGACCCTTCATTAGATCGCCCTTTTATTTCAGAGGGTACTACGTTGAAAGACTTAATTTATGATATGACAACATCAGGTTCTGGCTCAG gTTTACCATTGCTTGTTCAGAGAACAATTGCCAGAACTATTGTGTTACAAGAAAGCATTGGCAAAGGTCGATTTGGAGAAGTGTGGCGAGGAAAGTGGCGGGGAGAAGAAGTTGCTGTTAAGATATTCTCTTCTAGAGAAGAACGTTCATGGTTCCGTGAGGCAGAGATTTATCAAACTGTGATGTTACGTCATGAAAACATCCTGGGATTTATAGCAGCAGACAATAAAG ACAATGGCACTTGGACTCAGCTCTGGTTGGTGTCAGATTATCATGAGCATGGATCCCTTTTTGATTACTTAAACAGATACACAGTTACTGTGGAAGGAATGATAAAACTTGCTCTGTCCACAGCGAGCGGTCTTGCCCATCTTCACATGGAGATTGTTGGTACCCAAG GAAAGCCAGCCATTGCTCACAGAGATTTGAAATCAAAGAATATCTTGGTAAAGAAGAATGGAACTTGCTGTATTGCAGACTTAGGACTGGCAGTAAGACACGATTCAGCCACAGATACCATTGATATTGCTCCAAACCACAGAGTGGGAACAAAAAG gTACATGGCCCCTGAAGTTCTCGATGATTCCATAAATATGAAACATTTTGAATCCTTCAAACGTGCTGACATCTATGCAATGGGCTTAGTATTCTGGGAAATTGCTCGACGATGTTCCATTGGTG GAATTCATGAAGATTACCAGCTGCCTTATTATGATCTTGTACCTTCTGACCCATCAgtggaagaaatgagaaaagttgTTTGTGAACAGAAGTTAAGGCCAAATATCCCAAACAGATGGCAGAGCTGCGAA GCCTTGAGAGTAATGGCTAAAATTATGAGAGAATGTTGGTATGCCAACGGAGCAGCTAGGCTTACAGCATTGCGGATTAAGAAAACATTATCACAACTCAGTCAACAGGAAGGCATCAAAATGTAA
- the TGFBR1 gene encoding TGF-beta receptor type-1 isoform X4, giving the protein MCIAETDLIPRDRPFVCAPSSKTGSVTTTYCCNQDHCNKIELPTTVKSSPGLGPVELAAVIAGPVCFVCISLMLMVYICHNRTVIHHRVPNEEDPSLDRPFISEGTTLKDLIYDMTTSGSGSGLPLLVQRTIARTIVLQESIGKGRFGEVWRGKWRGEEVAVKIFSSREERSWFREAEIYQTVMLRHENILGFIAADNKDNGTWTQLWLVSDYHEHGSLFDYLNRYTVTVEGMIKLALSTASGLAHLHMEIVGTQGKPAIAHRDLKSKNILVKKNGTCCIADLGLAVRHDSATDTIDIAPNHRVGTKRYMAPEVLDDSINMKHFESFKRADIYAMGLVFWEIARRCSIGGIHEDYQLPYYDLVPSDPSVEEMRKVVCEQKLRPNIPNRWQSCEALRVMAKIMRECWYANGAARLTALRIKKTLSQLSQQEGIKM; this is encoded by the exons ATGTGTATAGCTGAAACTGACTTAATTCCTCGAGATAGGCCATTTGTATGTGCACCCTCTTCAAAAACTGGGTCTGTGACTACAACATATTGCTGCAATCAGGACCATTGCAATAAAATAGAACTTCCAACTACTG TAAAGTCATCACCTGGCCTTGGTCCCGTGGAACTGGCAGCTGTCATTGCTGGACCAGTGTGCTTTGTCTGCATCTCACTCATGTTGATGGTGTATATCTGCCACAACCGCACTGTCATTCACCATCGAGTGCCAAATGAAGAGGACCCTTCATTAGATCGCCCTTTTATTTCAGAGGGTACTACGTTGAAAGACTTAATTTATGATATGACAACATCAGGTTCTGGCTCAG gTTTACCATTGCTTGTTCAGAGAACAATTGCCAGAACTATTGTGTTACAAGAAAGCATTGGCAAAGGTCGATTTGGAGAAGTGTGGCGAGGAAAGTGGCGGGGAGAAGAAGTTGCTGTTAAGATATTCTCTTCTAGAGAAGAACGTTCATGGTTCCGTGAGGCAGAGATTTATCAAACTGTGATGTTACGTCATGAAAACATCCTGGGATTTATAGCAGCAGACAATAAAG ACAATGGCACTTGGACTCAGCTCTGGTTGGTGTCAGATTATCATGAGCATGGATCCCTTTTTGATTACTTAAACAGATACACAGTTACTGTGGAAGGAATGATAAAACTTGCTCTGTCCACAGCGAGCGGTCTTGCCCATCTTCACATGGAGATTGTTGGTACCCAAG GAAAGCCAGCCATTGCTCACAGAGATTTGAAATCAAAGAATATCTTGGTAAAGAAGAATGGAACTTGCTGTATTGCAGACTTAGGACTGGCAGTAAGACACGATTCAGCCACAGATACCATTGATATTGCTCCAAACCACAGAGTGGGAACAAAAAG gTACATGGCCCCTGAAGTTCTCGATGATTCCATAAATATGAAACATTTTGAATCCTTCAAACGTGCTGACATCTATGCAATGGGCTTAGTATTCTGGGAAATTGCTCGACGATGTTCCATTGGTG GAATTCATGAAGATTACCAGCTGCCTTATTATGATCTTGTACCTTCTGACCCATCAgtggaagaaatgagaaaagttgTTTGTGAACAGAAGTTAAGGCCAAATATCCCAAACAGATGGCAGAGCTGCGAA GCCTTGAGAGTAATGGCTAAAATTATGAGAGAATGTTGGTATGCCAACGGAGCAGCTAGGCTTACAGCATTGCGGATTAAGAAAACATTATCACAACTCAGTCAACAGGAAGGCATCAAAATGTAA
- the TGFBR1 gene encoding TGF-beta receptor type-1 isoform X3, protein MCIAETDLIPRDRPFVCAPSSKTGSVTTTYCCNQDHCNKIELPTTGPFSVKSSPGLGPVELAAVIAGPVCFVCISLMLMVYICHNRTVIHHRVPNEEDPSLDRPFISEGTTLKDLIYDMTTSGSGSGLPLLVQRTIARTIVLQESIGKGRFGEVWRGKWRGEEVAVKIFSSREERSWFREAEIYQTVMLRHENILGFIAADNKDNGTWTQLWLVSDYHEHGSLFDYLNRYTVTVEGMIKLALSTASGLAHLHMEIVGTQGKPAIAHRDLKSKNILVKKNGTCCIADLGLAVRHDSATDTIDIAPNHRVGTKRYMAPEVLDDSINMKHFESFKRADIYAMGLVFWEIARRCSIGGIHEDYQLPYYDLVPSDPSVEEMRKVVCEQKLRPNIPNRWQSCEALRVMAKIMRECWYANGAARLTALRIKKTLSQLSQQEGIKM, encoded by the exons ATGTGTATAGCTGAAACTGACTTAATTCCTCGAGATAGGCCATTTGTATGTGCACCCTCTTCAAAAACTGGGTCTGTGACTACAACATATTGCTGCAATCAGGACCATTGCAATAAAATAGAACTTCCAACTACTG GCCCTTTTTCAGTAAAGTCATCACCTGGCCTTGGTCCCGTGGAACTGGCAGCTGTCATTGCTGGACCAGTGTGCTTTGTCTGCATCTCACTCATGTTGATGGTGTATATCTGCCACAACCGCACTGTCATTCACCATCGAGTGCCAAATGAAGAGGACCCTTCATTAGATCGCCCTTTTATTTCAGAGGGTACTACGTTGAAAGACTTAATTTATGATATGACAACATCAGGTTCTGGCTCAG gTTTACCATTGCTTGTTCAGAGAACAATTGCCAGAACTATTGTGTTACAAGAAAGCATTGGCAAAGGTCGATTTGGAGAAGTGTGGCGAGGAAAGTGGCGGGGAGAAGAAGTTGCTGTTAAGATATTCTCTTCTAGAGAAGAACGTTCATGGTTCCGTGAGGCAGAGATTTATCAAACTGTGATGTTACGTCATGAAAACATCCTGGGATTTATAGCAGCAGACAATAAAG ACAATGGCACTTGGACTCAGCTCTGGTTGGTGTCAGATTATCATGAGCATGGATCCCTTTTTGATTACTTAAACAGATACACAGTTACTGTGGAAGGAATGATAAAACTTGCTCTGTCCACAGCGAGCGGTCTTGCCCATCTTCACATGGAGATTGTTGGTACCCAAG GAAAGCCAGCCATTGCTCACAGAGATTTGAAATCAAAGAATATCTTGGTAAAGAAGAATGGAACTTGCTGTATTGCAGACTTAGGACTGGCAGTAAGACACGATTCAGCCACAGATACCATTGATATTGCTCCAAACCACAGAGTGGGAACAAAAAG gTACATGGCCCCTGAAGTTCTCGATGATTCCATAAATATGAAACATTTTGAATCCTTCAAACGTGCTGACATCTATGCAATGGGCTTAGTATTCTGGGAAATTGCTCGACGATGTTCCATTGGTG GAATTCATGAAGATTACCAGCTGCCTTATTATGATCTTGTACCTTCTGACCCATCAgtggaagaaatgagaaaagttgTTTGTGAACAGAAGTTAAGGCCAAATATCCCAAACAGATGGCAGAGCTGCGAA GCCTTGAGAGTAATGGCTAAAATTATGAGAGAATGTTGGTATGCCAACGGAGCAGCTAGGCTTACAGCATTGCGGATTAAGAAAACATTATCACAACTCAGTCAACAGGAAGGCATCAAAATGTAA